In Acipenser ruthenus chromosome 16, fAciRut3.2 maternal haplotype, whole genome shotgun sequence, the following proteins share a genomic window:
- the LOC117412666 gene encoding UDP-N-acetylglucosamine--peptide N-acetylglucosaminyltransferase 110 kDa subunit isoform X1, which translates to MATSVGNVADSTEPTKHVLSFQGLAELAHREYQSGDFEAAERHCMQLWRQEPDNTGVLLLLSSIHFQCRRLDRSAHFSTLAIKQNPMLAEAYSNLGNVYKERGQLQEAIEHYRHALRLKPDFIDGYINLAAALVAAGDMEGAVQAYVSALQYNPDLYCVRSDLGNLLKALGRLEEAKACYLKAIETQPNFAVAWSNLGCVFNAQGEIWLAIHHFEKAVTLDPNFLDAYINLGNVLKEARIFDRAVAGYLRALSLSPNHAVVHGNLACVYYEQGLIDLAIDTYRRAIELQPHFPDAYCNLANALKEKGNVRNYTVAEAEECYNTALRLCPTHADSLNNLANIKREQGNIEEAVRLYRKALEVFPEFAAAHSNLASVLQQQGKLQEALMHYKEAIRISPTFADAYSNMGNTLKEMQDIQGALQCYTRAIQINPAFADAHSNLASIHKDSGNIPEAIASYRTALKLKPDFPDAYCNLAHCLQIVCDWTDYDERMKKLVSIVADQLDKNRLPSVHPHHSMLYPLSHAFRKAIAERHGNLCLDKINVLHKPPYEHPKDLKVSNGRLRIGYISSDFGNHPTSHLMQSIPGMHNSEKFEVFCYALSPDDGTNFRVKVMAESHHFTDLSQIPCNGKAADRIHQDGIHILINMNGYTKGARNELFALRAAPLQAMWLGYPGTSGAPFMDYIITDKETSPIEVAEQYSEKLAYMPNSFFIGDHANMFPHLKKKAVIDFKSNGQIFDNRIVLNGIDLKAFLDSLPDVKVIKLKCPDGQESDSNSALSMPVIPMNTAAEAIINMINQGQIQVTINGFTVSNGLATTQINNKAATGEEVPRTIIVTTRSQYGLPEDAIVYCNFNQLYKIDPQTLQMWVNILKRVPNSVLWLLRFPAVGEPNIQQYAQNMGLPANRIIFSPVAPKEEHVRRGQLADVCLDTPLCNGHTTGMDVLWAGTPMVTMPVLVGQVWKQSVISCGKMFLPGETLASRVAASQLTCLGCTELIAQNRQEYEDVAVKLGTDMEYLKKIRAKVWKQRICSPLFNTKQYTMELEKLYLQMWEHHSAGNKPEHLLKPKALETTETA; encoded by the exons ATGGCAACTTCAGTTGGCAACGTGGCTGACAGCACAG AACCAACCAAACATGTGCTTTCATTCCAAGGGTTGGCAGAGCTGGCACATCGTGAGTACCAGTCTGGTGATTTTGAGGCTGCAGAGCGACACTGCATGCAGCTGTGGAGACAAGAGCCGGACAACACAGGTGTTCTGCTGCTGCTGTCCTCTATCCACTTCCAATGTCGTCGACTTGACAG GTCGGCACATTTCAGCACTCTGGCTATTAAGCAGAACCCGATGCTGGCTGAGGCTTACTCCAACCTGGGTAATGTGTACAAGGAGCGTGGGCAGTTACAGGAGGCTATTGAGCACTACCGGCATGCATTGAGGCTCAAACCGGACTTCATCGATGGATACATCAACCTGGCGGCAGCACTAGTGGCAGCAGGAGACATGGAGGGAGCTGTGCAGGCTTATGTGTCTGCTCTTCAGTACAACCCG GATTTGTATTGTGTTCGCAGTGACCTAGGGAATCTCCTCAAAGCCCTGGGTCGCTTAGAAGAAGCTAAG GCCTGTTACCTGAAAGCTATTGAGACTCAGCCAAACTTTGCTGTGGCTTGGAGTAACCTGGGCTGTGTCTTTAACGCCCAGGGAGAGATCTGGTTGGCCATTCACCACTTTGAAAAG gCTGTAACTTTAGATCCCAATTTCTTGGATGCCTATATTAACTTGGGCAACGTGCTGAAAGAAGCCCGCATTTTTGACAG AGCTGTTGCTGGTTACTTGCGAGCTCTCAGTCTGAGCCCAAACCATGCTGTGGTGCATGGGAACCTGGCATGTGTTTATTATGAACAGGGCTTGATTGACCTAGCCATTGATACGTACCGTCGTGCCATCGAGCTGCAGCCACACTTCCCTGATGcctattgtaacctggccaacgCCCTCAAGGAGAAGGGCAATGTAAGAAACtacacg GTTGCTGAAGCAGAGGAGTGTTACAACACAGCTCTACGACTGTGTCCCACCCATGCCGACTCCCTCAATAACCTGGCCAACATCAAGAGGGAGCAGGGCAACATAGAGGAGGCAGTGCGGCTCTACAGGAAAGCCTTAGAG GTGTTCCCAGAGTTTGCAGCAGCGCATTCAAACTTGGCCAGTGTATTGCAGCAGCAGGGCAAGCTGCAGGAGGCACTAATGCATTACAAGGAGGCCATCAG AATAAGCCCTACCTTTGCTGATGCCTATTCCAACATGGGCAACACCCTGAAAGAGATGCAAGACATTCAGGGAGCTTTGCAGTGTTACACACGGGCCATCCAGATAAACCCTGCCTTTGCAGATGCACACAGCAATCTTGCCTCCATTCATAAG GACTCTGGAAATATCCCTGAAGCCATTGCTTCTTATCGGACAGCGCTGAAACTGAAGCCTGATTTCCCAGATGCTTACTGTAATCTGGCACACTGCCTGCAG ATTGTCTGTGACTGGACTGATTATGATGAGCGAATGAAAAAGCTGGTGAGCATTGTGGCTGATCAGCTTGACAAGAATCGTCTGCCCTCTGTGCATCCTCACCACAGCATGCTGTACCCGCTGTCTCATGCCTTCCGCAAGGCCATTGCAGAGCGGCACGGGAACCTGTGCTTGGACAAG aTAAATGTTCTTCACAAGCCACCTTATGAGCACCCGAAGGATTTAAAGGTCAGCAACGGCCGTCTCCGTATTGGTTATATCAGCTCTGATTTTGGTAACCATCCGACCTCCCATCTTATGCAGTCCATCCCTGGCATGCACAATTCAGAGAAATTTGAG GTGTTCTGTTATGCGCTCAGTCCTGACGATGGCACTAATTTCCGTGTGAAAGTGATGGCTGAGTCGCACCATTTCACAGACCTGTCCCAG ATACCTTGTAATGGAAAGGCAGCAGACAGAATTCACCAGGATGGGATTCACATTCTTATCAACATGAACGGATACACCAAGGGGGCGCGCAATGAGTTGTTTGCTCTGCGTGCTGCACCGTTACAG GCGATGTGGCTGGGATACCCTGGAACAAGTGGTGCGCCCTTCATGGATTACATCATCACTGATAAAGAGACGTCTCCAATAGAGGTGGCAGAACAGTATTCTGAGAAACTGGCTTACATGCCCAACTCTTTCTTCATTGGGGACCATGCCAACATGTTCCCACACCTCAAG AAAAAGGCAGTGATTGATTTCAAGTCTAACGGACAAATTTTTGACAATCGCATTGTTCTAAATGGGATTGATCTGAAGGCCTTTCTGGACAGCTTACCTGATGTGAAGGTGATCAAG CTGAAGTGTCCTGATGGCCAGGAAAGTGACAGCAACTCTGCCCTCTCAATGCCAGTCATCCCCATGAACACGGCTGCTGAGGCCATCATTAACATGATCAACCAAGGCCAGATCCAGGTCACTATTAATGGCTTCACTGTAAGCAATGGGCTGGCCACAACGCAG ATTAATAACAAGGCAGCGACTGGTGAGGAGGTCCCTCGCACCATCATTGTGACAACACGTTCTCAGTACGGGTTGCCTGAGGATGCAATTGTGTACTGCAACTTCAACCAGCTGTATAAGATTGATCCCCAGACTTTGCAGATGTGGGTGAAT ATCCTGAAGCGTGTGCCAAACAGTGTGCTGTGGCTGCTGCGATTCCCTGCAGTGGGGGAGCCCAACATTCAGCAGTATGCCCAGAACATGGGACTTCCGGCCAACCGCATCATCTTCTCCCCTGTTGCGCCAAAGGAGGAGCATGTGCGCAGGGGTCAGCTGGCAGATGTTTGCCTGGACACCCCACTTTGCAACGGGCACACCACAGGCATGGATGTGCTGTGGGCTGGAACACCAATGGTCACCATGCCAG ttctggtAGGACAAGTCTGGAAACAGTCAGTCATCAGCTGTGGAAAGATGTTTCTCCCAG GAGAGACTCTGGCATCCCGAGTAGCTGCATCCCAACTCACCTGCCTTGGCTGCACGGAGCTCATTGCTCAAAACCGCCAAGAATACGAGGATGTGGCAGTCAAACTGGGAACAGATATGGAGTA CTTGAAGAAGATCCGAGCCAAGGTGTGGAAGCAGCGTATCTGCAGTCCGCTTTTTAACACCAAGCAGTACACCATGGAGCTGGAGAAGCTCTATCTACAGATGTGGGAGCACCACAGCGCTGGAAATAAACCTGAACATCTTCTCAAACCCAAAGCACTGGAGACCACTGAGACCGCTTGA
- the LOC117412666 gene encoding UDP-N-acetylglucosamine--peptide N-acetylglucosaminyltransferase 110 kDa subunit isoform X2: MATSVGNVADSTEPTKHVLSFQGLAELAHREYQSGDFEAAERHCMQLWRQEPDNTGVLLLLSSIHFQCRRLDRSAHFSTLAIKQNPMLAEAYSNLGNVYKERGQLQEAIEHYRHALRLKPDFIDGYINLAAALVAAGDMEGAVQAYVSALQYNPDLYCVRSDLGNLLKALGRLEEAKACYLKAIETQPNFAVAWSNLGCVFNAQGEIWLAIHHFEKAVTLDPNFLDAYINLGNVLKEARIFDRAVAGYLRALSLSPNHAVVHGNLACVYYEQGLIDLAIDTYRRAIELQPHFPDAYCNLANALKEKGNVAEAEECYNTALRLCPTHADSLNNLANIKREQGNIEEAVRLYRKALEVFPEFAAAHSNLASVLQQQGKLQEALMHYKEAIRISPTFADAYSNMGNTLKEMQDIQGALQCYTRAIQINPAFADAHSNLASIHKDSGNIPEAIASYRTALKLKPDFPDAYCNLAHCLQIVCDWTDYDERMKKLVSIVADQLDKNRLPSVHPHHSMLYPLSHAFRKAIAERHGNLCLDKINVLHKPPYEHPKDLKVSNGRLRIGYISSDFGNHPTSHLMQSIPGMHNSEKFEVFCYALSPDDGTNFRVKVMAESHHFTDLSQIPCNGKAADRIHQDGIHILINMNGYTKGARNELFALRAAPLQAMWLGYPGTSGAPFMDYIITDKETSPIEVAEQYSEKLAYMPNSFFIGDHANMFPHLKKKAVIDFKSNGQIFDNRIVLNGIDLKAFLDSLPDVKVIKLKCPDGQESDSNSALSMPVIPMNTAAEAIINMINQGQIQVTINGFTVSNGLATTQINNKAATGEEVPRTIIVTTRSQYGLPEDAIVYCNFNQLYKIDPQTLQMWVNILKRVPNSVLWLLRFPAVGEPNIQQYAQNMGLPANRIIFSPVAPKEEHVRRGQLADVCLDTPLCNGHTTGMDVLWAGTPMVTMPVLVGQVWKQSVISCGKMFLPGETLASRVAASQLTCLGCTELIAQNRQEYEDVAVKLGTDMEYLKKIRAKVWKQRICSPLFNTKQYTMELEKLYLQMWEHHSAGNKPEHLLKPKALETTETA; this comes from the exons ATGGCAACTTCAGTTGGCAACGTGGCTGACAGCACAG AACCAACCAAACATGTGCTTTCATTCCAAGGGTTGGCAGAGCTGGCACATCGTGAGTACCAGTCTGGTGATTTTGAGGCTGCAGAGCGACACTGCATGCAGCTGTGGAGACAAGAGCCGGACAACACAGGTGTTCTGCTGCTGCTGTCCTCTATCCACTTCCAATGTCGTCGACTTGACAG GTCGGCACATTTCAGCACTCTGGCTATTAAGCAGAACCCGATGCTGGCTGAGGCTTACTCCAACCTGGGTAATGTGTACAAGGAGCGTGGGCAGTTACAGGAGGCTATTGAGCACTACCGGCATGCATTGAGGCTCAAACCGGACTTCATCGATGGATACATCAACCTGGCGGCAGCACTAGTGGCAGCAGGAGACATGGAGGGAGCTGTGCAGGCTTATGTGTCTGCTCTTCAGTACAACCCG GATTTGTATTGTGTTCGCAGTGACCTAGGGAATCTCCTCAAAGCCCTGGGTCGCTTAGAAGAAGCTAAG GCCTGTTACCTGAAAGCTATTGAGACTCAGCCAAACTTTGCTGTGGCTTGGAGTAACCTGGGCTGTGTCTTTAACGCCCAGGGAGAGATCTGGTTGGCCATTCACCACTTTGAAAAG gCTGTAACTTTAGATCCCAATTTCTTGGATGCCTATATTAACTTGGGCAACGTGCTGAAAGAAGCCCGCATTTTTGACAG AGCTGTTGCTGGTTACTTGCGAGCTCTCAGTCTGAGCCCAAACCATGCTGTGGTGCATGGGAACCTGGCATGTGTTTATTATGAACAGGGCTTGATTGACCTAGCCATTGATACGTACCGTCGTGCCATCGAGCTGCAGCCACACTTCCCTGATGcctattgtaacctggccaacgCCCTCAAGGAGAAGGGCAAT GTTGCTGAAGCAGAGGAGTGTTACAACACAGCTCTACGACTGTGTCCCACCCATGCCGACTCCCTCAATAACCTGGCCAACATCAAGAGGGAGCAGGGCAACATAGAGGAGGCAGTGCGGCTCTACAGGAAAGCCTTAGAG GTGTTCCCAGAGTTTGCAGCAGCGCATTCAAACTTGGCCAGTGTATTGCAGCAGCAGGGCAAGCTGCAGGAGGCACTAATGCATTACAAGGAGGCCATCAG AATAAGCCCTACCTTTGCTGATGCCTATTCCAACATGGGCAACACCCTGAAAGAGATGCAAGACATTCAGGGAGCTTTGCAGTGTTACACACGGGCCATCCAGATAAACCCTGCCTTTGCAGATGCACACAGCAATCTTGCCTCCATTCATAAG GACTCTGGAAATATCCCTGAAGCCATTGCTTCTTATCGGACAGCGCTGAAACTGAAGCCTGATTTCCCAGATGCTTACTGTAATCTGGCACACTGCCTGCAG ATTGTCTGTGACTGGACTGATTATGATGAGCGAATGAAAAAGCTGGTGAGCATTGTGGCTGATCAGCTTGACAAGAATCGTCTGCCCTCTGTGCATCCTCACCACAGCATGCTGTACCCGCTGTCTCATGCCTTCCGCAAGGCCATTGCAGAGCGGCACGGGAACCTGTGCTTGGACAAG aTAAATGTTCTTCACAAGCCACCTTATGAGCACCCGAAGGATTTAAAGGTCAGCAACGGCCGTCTCCGTATTGGTTATATCAGCTCTGATTTTGGTAACCATCCGACCTCCCATCTTATGCAGTCCATCCCTGGCATGCACAATTCAGAGAAATTTGAG GTGTTCTGTTATGCGCTCAGTCCTGACGATGGCACTAATTTCCGTGTGAAAGTGATGGCTGAGTCGCACCATTTCACAGACCTGTCCCAG ATACCTTGTAATGGAAAGGCAGCAGACAGAATTCACCAGGATGGGATTCACATTCTTATCAACATGAACGGATACACCAAGGGGGCGCGCAATGAGTTGTTTGCTCTGCGTGCTGCACCGTTACAG GCGATGTGGCTGGGATACCCTGGAACAAGTGGTGCGCCCTTCATGGATTACATCATCACTGATAAAGAGACGTCTCCAATAGAGGTGGCAGAACAGTATTCTGAGAAACTGGCTTACATGCCCAACTCTTTCTTCATTGGGGACCATGCCAACATGTTCCCACACCTCAAG AAAAAGGCAGTGATTGATTTCAAGTCTAACGGACAAATTTTTGACAATCGCATTGTTCTAAATGGGATTGATCTGAAGGCCTTTCTGGACAGCTTACCTGATGTGAAGGTGATCAAG CTGAAGTGTCCTGATGGCCAGGAAAGTGACAGCAACTCTGCCCTCTCAATGCCAGTCATCCCCATGAACACGGCTGCTGAGGCCATCATTAACATGATCAACCAAGGCCAGATCCAGGTCACTATTAATGGCTTCACTGTAAGCAATGGGCTGGCCACAACGCAG ATTAATAACAAGGCAGCGACTGGTGAGGAGGTCCCTCGCACCATCATTGTGACAACACGTTCTCAGTACGGGTTGCCTGAGGATGCAATTGTGTACTGCAACTTCAACCAGCTGTATAAGATTGATCCCCAGACTTTGCAGATGTGGGTGAAT ATCCTGAAGCGTGTGCCAAACAGTGTGCTGTGGCTGCTGCGATTCCCTGCAGTGGGGGAGCCCAACATTCAGCAGTATGCCCAGAACATGGGACTTCCGGCCAACCGCATCATCTTCTCCCCTGTTGCGCCAAAGGAGGAGCATGTGCGCAGGGGTCAGCTGGCAGATGTTTGCCTGGACACCCCACTTTGCAACGGGCACACCACAGGCATGGATGTGCTGTGGGCTGGAACACCAATGGTCACCATGCCAG ttctggtAGGACAAGTCTGGAAACAGTCAGTCATCAGCTGTGGAAAGATGTTTCTCCCAG GAGAGACTCTGGCATCCCGAGTAGCTGCATCCCAACTCACCTGCCTTGGCTGCACGGAGCTCATTGCTCAAAACCGCCAAGAATACGAGGATGTGGCAGTCAAACTGGGAACAGATATGGAGTA CTTGAAGAAGATCCGAGCCAAGGTGTGGAAGCAGCGTATCTGCAGTCCGCTTTTTAACACCAAGCAGTACACCATGGAGCTGGAGAAGCTCTATCTACAGATGTGGGAGCACCACAGCGCTGGAAATAAACCTGAACATCTTCTCAAACCCAAAGCACTGGAGACCACTGAGACCGCTTGA
- the LOC117412666 gene encoding UDP-N-acetylglucosamine--peptide N-acetylglucosaminyltransferase 110 kDa subunit isoform X4, with the protein MATSVGNVADSTGLAELAHREYQSGDFEAAERHCMQLWRQEPDNTGVLLLLSSIHFQCRRLDRSAHFSTLAIKQNPMLAEAYSNLGNVYKERGQLQEAIEHYRHALRLKPDFIDGYINLAAALVAAGDMEGAVQAYVSALQYNPDLYCVRSDLGNLLKALGRLEEAKACYLKAIETQPNFAVAWSNLGCVFNAQGEIWLAIHHFEKAVTLDPNFLDAYINLGNVLKEARIFDRAVAGYLRALSLSPNHAVVHGNLACVYYEQGLIDLAIDTYRRAIELQPHFPDAYCNLANALKEKGNVAEAEECYNTALRLCPTHADSLNNLANIKREQGNIEEAVRLYRKALEVFPEFAAAHSNLASVLQQQGKLQEALMHYKEAIRISPTFADAYSNMGNTLKEMQDIQGALQCYTRAIQINPAFADAHSNLASIHKDSGNIPEAIASYRTALKLKPDFPDAYCNLAHCLQIVCDWTDYDERMKKLVSIVADQLDKNRLPSVHPHHSMLYPLSHAFRKAIAERHGNLCLDKINVLHKPPYEHPKDLKVSNGRLRIGYISSDFGNHPTSHLMQSIPGMHNSEKFEVFCYALSPDDGTNFRVKVMAESHHFTDLSQIPCNGKAADRIHQDGIHILINMNGYTKGARNELFALRAAPLQAMWLGYPGTSGAPFMDYIITDKETSPIEVAEQYSEKLAYMPNSFFIGDHANMFPHLKKKAVIDFKSNGQIFDNRIVLNGIDLKAFLDSLPDVKVIKLKCPDGQESDSNSALSMPVIPMNTAAEAIINMINQGQIQVTINGFTVSNGLATTQINNKAATGEEVPRTIIVTTRSQYGLPEDAIVYCNFNQLYKIDPQTLQMWVNILKRVPNSVLWLLRFPAVGEPNIQQYAQNMGLPANRIIFSPVAPKEEHVRRGQLADVCLDTPLCNGHTTGMDVLWAGTPMVTMPVLVGQVWKQSVISCGKMFLPGETLASRVAASQLTCLGCTELIAQNRQEYEDVAVKLGTDMEYLKKIRAKVWKQRICSPLFNTKQYTMELEKLYLQMWEHHSAGNKPEHLLKPKALETTETA; encoded by the exons ATGGCAACTTCAGTTGGCAACGTGGCTGACAGCACAG GGTTGGCAGAGCTGGCACATCGTGAGTACCAGTCTGGTGATTTTGAGGCTGCAGAGCGACACTGCATGCAGCTGTGGAGACAAGAGCCGGACAACACAGGTGTTCTGCTGCTGCTGTCCTCTATCCACTTCCAATGTCGTCGACTTGACAG GTCGGCACATTTCAGCACTCTGGCTATTAAGCAGAACCCGATGCTGGCTGAGGCTTACTCCAACCTGGGTAATGTGTACAAGGAGCGTGGGCAGTTACAGGAGGCTATTGAGCACTACCGGCATGCATTGAGGCTCAAACCGGACTTCATCGATGGATACATCAACCTGGCGGCAGCACTAGTGGCAGCAGGAGACATGGAGGGAGCTGTGCAGGCTTATGTGTCTGCTCTTCAGTACAACCCG GATTTGTATTGTGTTCGCAGTGACCTAGGGAATCTCCTCAAAGCCCTGGGTCGCTTAGAAGAAGCTAAG GCCTGTTACCTGAAAGCTATTGAGACTCAGCCAAACTTTGCTGTGGCTTGGAGTAACCTGGGCTGTGTCTTTAACGCCCAGGGAGAGATCTGGTTGGCCATTCACCACTTTGAAAAG gCTGTAACTTTAGATCCCAATTTCTTGGATGCCTATATTAACTTGGGCAACGTGCTGAAAGAAGCCCGCATTTTTGACAG AGCTGTTGCTGGTTACTTGCGAGCTCTCAGTCTGAGCCCAAACCATGCTGTGGTGCATGGGAACCTGGCATGTGTTTATTATGAACAGGGCTTGATTGACCTAGCCATTGATACGTACCGTCGTGCCATCGAGCTGCAGCCACACTTCCCTGATGcctattgtaacctggccaacgCCCTCAAGGAGAAGGGCAAT GTTGCTGAAGCAGAGGAGTGTTACAACACAGCTCTACGACTGTGTCCCACCCATGCCGACTCCCTCAATAACCTGGCCAACATCAAGAGGGAGCAGGGCAACATAGAGGAGGCAGTGCGGCTCTACAGGAAAGCCTTAGAG GTGTTCCCAGAGTTTGCAGCAGCGCATTCAAACTTGGCCAGTGTATTGCAGCAGCAGGGCAAGCTGCAGGAGGCACTAATGCATTACAAGGAGGCCATCAG AATAAGCCCTACCTTTGCTGATGCCTATTCCAACATGGGCAACACCCTGAAAGAGATGCAAGACATTCAGGGAGCTTTGCAGTGTTACACACGGGCCATCCAGATAAACCCTGCCTTTGCAGATGCACACAGCAATCTTGCCTCCATTCATAAG GACTCTGGAAATATCCCTGAAGCCATTGCTTCTTATCGGACAGCGCTGAAACTGAAGCCTGATTTCCCAGATGCTTACTGTAATCTGGCACACTGCCTGCAG ATTGTCTGTGACTGGACTGATTATGATGAGCGAATGAAAAAGCTGGTGAGCATTGTGGCTGATCAGCTTGACAAGAATCGTCTGCCCTCTGTGCATCCTCACCACAGCATGCTGTACCCGCTGTCTCATGCCTTCCGCAAGGCCATTGCAGAGCGGCACGGGAACCTGTGCTTGGACAAG aTAAATGTTCTTCACAAGCCACCTTATGAGCACCCGAAGGATTTAAAGGTCAGCAACGGCCGTCTCCGTATTGGTTATATCAGCTCTGATTTTGGTAACCATCCGACCTCCCATCTTATGCAGTCCATCCCTGGCATGCACAATTCAGAGAAATTTGAG GTGTTCTGTTATGCGCTCAGTCCTGACGATGGCACTAATTTCCGTGTGAAAGTGATGGCTGAGTCGCACCATTTCACAGACCTGTCCCAG ATACCTTGTAATGGAAAGGCAGCAGACAGAATTCACCAGGATGGGATTCACATTCTTATCAACATGAACGGATACACCAAGGGGGCGCGCAATGAGTTGTTTGCTCTGCGTGCTGCACCGTTACAG GCGATGTGGCTGGGATACCCTGGAACAAGTGGTGCGCCCTTCATGGATTACATCATCACTGATAAAGAGACGTCTCCAATAGAGGTGGCAGAACAGTATTCTGAGAAACTGGCTTACATGCCCAACTCTTTCTTCATTGGGGACCATGCCAACATGTTCCCACACCTCAAG AAAAAGGCAGTGATTGATTTCAAGTCTAACGGACAAATTTTTGACAATCGCATTGTTCTAAATGGGATTGATCTGAAGGCCTTTCTGGACAGCTTACCTGATGTGAAGGTGATCAAG CTGAAGTGTCCTGATGGCCAGGAAAGTGACAGCAACTCTGCCCTCTCAATGCCAGTCATCCCCATGAACACGGCTGCTGAGGCCATCATTAACATGATCAACCAAGGCCAGATCCAGGTCACTATTAATGGCTTCACTGTAAGCAATGGGCTGGCCACAACGCAG ATTAATAACAAGGCAGCGACTGGTGAGGAGGTCCCTCGCACCATCATTGTGACAACACGTTCTCAGTACGGGTTGCCTGAGGATGCAATTGTGTACTGCAACTTCAACCAGCTGTATAAGATTGATCCCCAGACTTTGCAGATGTGGGTGAAT ATCCTGAAGCGTGTGCCAAACAGTGTGCTGTGGCTGCTGCGATTCCCTGCAGTGGGGGAGCCCAACATTCAGCAGTATGCCCAGAACATGGGACTTCCGGCCAACCGCATCATCTTCTCCCCTGTTGCGCCAAAGGAGGAGCATGTGCGCAGGGGTCAGCTGGCAGATGTTTGCCTGGACACCCCACTTTGCAACGGGCACACCACAGGCATGGATGTGCTGTGGGCTGGAACACCAATGGTCACCATGCCAG ttctggtAGGACAAGTCTGGAAACAGTCAGTCATCAGCTGTGGAAAGATGTTTCTCCCAG GAGAGACTCTGGCATCCCGAGTAGCTGCATCCCAACTCACCTGCCTTGGCTGCACGGAGCTCATTGCTCAAAACCGCCAAGAATACGAGGATGTGGCAGTCAAACTGGGAACAGATATGGAGTA CTTGAAGAAGATCCGAGCCAAGGTGTGGAAGCAGCGTATCTGCAGTCCGCTTTTTAACACCAAGCAGTACACCATGGAGCTGGAGAAGCTCTATCTACAGATGTGGGAGCACCACAGCGCTGGAAATAAACCTGAACATCTTCTCAAACCCAAAGCACTGGAGACCACTGAGACCGCTTGA